taagagttatgccatgcttatgtgttgacttgggttggggttagacctaatgcatcttttaggttgggtttctatacatgacactcatcaacacataggagttttaagaaaagttttgtaattggtatttttggtgtatgaatttttgggttgttacacacgTATTCCACGCTGTCAACCGCCTCCGACGACACAGCCCTGCAGCTGCAGGTGCCCCCTGTCCCCCCACTTCGCCTCGGCCCGTTCATCGCATTCCCAGCCGAGAGCTTTCTCTGCTCTTTGGTGATTGGCGCGAGTTGAGCTGTGCGGTGACATGAAATTTCCAGATTTCTTTGGGCCATGTTTatatcacctccaaattctaagttttttcactttctctccatcacatcaatttttagccgcttgcatggagcattaaatgtaggtaaaaaaaataactaattgcacagtttagttcgaaatcacgagatgaatcttttgagcttagttggtccacgattggacaatatttaccaaataagacgaaaatgctactatttatcgggttgaaattttttgcaatctaaacatggccttggtCTCCCTTCTGAAGCTGCTGATTTCGGTACTTGGTCATGTCTATTGCTTTAATGGTCCCATTAAGTATCAACTACTCCATGTCCATTGCTGTAATGTTTGACGCATAAAGGTTCTGATATGCTTTATTTTACCATGACTAGTTGCCATCTTTCATGTTTTTCTTAATTTTAGCTCTGTCTTGCTCTGTAGTTTATCTTCTCTACTGCCATTGATGGGAAAATCAAGGCATGGTTGTATGATTGCTTGGGCTCAAGAGTTGACTACGATGCTCCTGGACATTGGTGTACTACCATGTCTTACAGTGCTGATGCGACAAGGTGAGACATAGCAAGTGTTAATATACCGTTTCATATCTGCTGATGAGTAACAAATTTTCAGTTTCACTCATTTCTGATTCATTTTCAGTTTCACTCATTTCATCTGTTCACTCACAGTTTTTTTTCTTGCAGACTATTCTCTTGCGTTACCAGTAAAGAAGGTGATTCGCACTTGGTTGAATGGAATGAAACTAAAGGGGCTACTAAGAGGACATACAATGGCTTCAGGAAACATTCACTCGGTGTTGTTCAGTTTGACACAACTAGGAATCGCTTGTTGGCTGCTGGAGATGAATTTCTTGTTAAATTCTGGGATATGGATAACAATAACGTACGAACAACAACAGACTGTGACGGTGGACTGCCAGTTTGGTATCTTCCTTTTTTTCTTTGCTACCATGCTGAAGCTTTTTTGCTTAACATTGATTTACTGATATTTTGCAGGCAAGCCATCGTTTGAGATTCAATATAGAAGGTTCATTACTCGCAGTTACAACGAGTGATAATGGAATAAAAATACTTGCCAACACAACACTGATGGACAGCGCTTGCTTAGGATGCTCGAGAGTAGAGCATTGAGGGCTCTAGAGGACCTCCTCAACAAATAAATACCAAGGTAGTGatacataaaattttcatttcACATAATTTAGTTCTATTTACTTTTATTTTTCTGTCACAATGAAAATTTTGTTAGACCCTATGAGCCTATTTGTTCAGTGCTGCAATTTGCCACAAAACTCAGGCAAGCATGTCTATCCTGGGCAAGTACTCATTCCAGTCAACAATAAGTGGGCTCTCTGAAATCAACTATACTAAATTTTGActactatttttttatataacACACCTGTAAAATATAGCAAATATATACTTCCGCACTTCTCCTATATTAAGACAATTTCAGACAACACTCTTGTTCCACCAACTAGTACAAGTAAATTGTTACTTTGTGATTTGTTACTTGTCTTTGTGTTATAACATATCAATTTTTGTCCTTGTCGGACTATAAAAATAATTGTAACTTGTTAATTGTTTTTGTTGCAACACAAATCAGATTTTGTCAAATCCATGGTTTTGTCTAATGGGTTTTTTTATTATCGGAACCGAAAATTACAGATTGTGGCTACAGAAATTACAATGAACCAAAAGTGCAATTTTAGtacaaaacatatgcaataagCGTCGCCTGAAAGAAAgttaaaattcaggcacctgaatTTTAGCAAATCCCATACTTCTGTGAAACTATTTTTCGAGACAAATCTACTCATATTACTTACAATAAGTATTCTGTAGTCAATTTGGAACGGTTGACTTCAGGGAAGCTCAAAACGTCTTATTTTTGACTGGAGGGGGTATCTTTTTCTGCATCTGGAATTGTGGTTAGGCTTCTGTCATAGGCATATTTACTTAACAATTGTTGTACATTGTGGTGGAAAAAAGCTAATTGTTTCTTTCTGCTTCTGGTGCATTGGGAAGATACACCAGAAGGGGTGTTATGTAGTCAAGTAATTCATTGGAAATTTAGTGAATATTGACAAGGTTTGTTGTTACCTTGTTCTCACGTTTGGTTTTATTGCAGCCTCCAATTGTTGCCCATGGTCCTGTTTCAAATGTCAGCAGTCCTATAGCAGTAAATGCCGAGCGACCTGATCGGATCTTGCCTGCAGTGTCAACAAGTGTCTTGGTGAGTTCCTTCTGCCTTTACCATCCTCTCTCGCTCTTCATTACGTAGGTTTGCTAAAGGTAAAAAAATCACAGGCACCTATGGATGCAAGCAGAACTCCAGATGTTAAACCAAGAATAACAGATGAATCCGAAAAGGTCAAAACCTGGAAATTGGCTGACATTGTTAAACCAAGAATGACATGGCAGAAAGACGATGGCGGTAAGGGGTCTGAGTAAAGATGCCCGGGAGTAGCTGGGTGCATGTTGCATAAATCTGTTCTATTGATCTTACTCATTTTGATCATTTGGGTCAGTTACTCAGTTGACATGCAACTCAGATTTGGGCACTAAATTTGGGAAGACGAGTCATCAATGGAAACAGTTGTTATCTTCATGGAATCCCCACTCCTCGTGTTTCTTGACTTCTCTACTTGGGTTCAGAACCGATTGGATTCAGTTGTTCTTGTGGTCCTGCTTGGGAGCTTTAGGGCATCTCAGCTATCTTTAATCCTCGTCACATCTGATTGCCATTATGCGGAGAAGACAGGGGGGACAATGGAGGTTTAGATACAAGAATATAAGAAATGAGATATCTGAAACTGCATGAACGTGCGATTTTGACTAATGCTTACTTTGATGAGAGGAGCGATGAAGAGGTTATGTTAAATTGGAGACACTATGAGCTTTCTCTTATGTTCTCTAGATGATACAGAATTATGGATGCTCTATGAAGATGCTCATATCCAACCTTGCTACCTAGAAAAGATTGAGCATTCGTCATGAAACTCATAATTTGTCTGTTGACAACTCCAGCACTTTTTACTTAACTATATCTGTATATATGCTCTGCGATTTTGTACTATTTACGCATTGCCTTACACCTCATAATCAATGTTAGTGTCTGTGCATAGAGTTACATGTATCTATCACAATTCACAATTTACTCTGCAGTTGTGCATAGCTATGCAGTGCCTTGTTCCTTTCACAATTGATGTTAATTGCTCTGTGCATAGAGTTGCCTATGTCTATCAAAATTTACTTTGCACTGGTGCATTAGTCATGTAATGTCTTGTGCCGCGACAGTTGATGTCAATTGCTCTGTCCACAGAGTCATGTGCATCAATCATAATGTACTTCAACGATAGCTTAGTTATGTAATGTATTGTGCCTGAGGTAATTGATGCTATTTCTCTGTGCATAGAGTTCCCTTTATGTGTCATATTATTCTTTGCAGTTATGGATTAGCTATCTAATGTTTTGTGCGTTCCATAATTGATGTtaatcgttatgtgcctctggTCCTCTGTCCATAGAACTGATCATGAGAATTGTAGATGTTATGAAGAGTTGCTTACTGAAATGTAGGACGACAGCTATTATCAAGTATTAGGTACATCACCTTTTGAAATAGTCAAACAATGTTTTTCCCCCAGTGTGTACCATTTGCATGATTAGCATAGAAGTTACCCCGGCTGCTCACGAAGGAACCGAGATTTCTCCCGGctgcgagcgataagggactgaaaggagatgatggtcagaacacaaaaaATACATAGAGAAAGAAGACGGTGAGAGGCAAGATCAAGCGAATACCCGGCCAGTGGGACGATGACGTCGCGCAGGGCACCCCTGGCGTGGTCCAAGGCTTCCAGCGCGGACGCAATCCCTCACGTCGAGgatctcccgctccatgctcttggcggcatcgtcgagggtgaagagcgtcAACGTCGGCTCCTGCGGATTTGTCCACCGGAGCAGGGGCTCGCCCCGCGTGGGCGATTCGCTGCCTCCCGACGTCAGGGCCAGGGACGATTCCCCACCGGTCCTCTCCGCCACCACCACGACTGTCCGGggacccctcggccgcgtcccCCTCCGTCCAGCCCACGTCAGGCGCCGTCGCTTGGGCCGCCAGTGGCGCGGGTCGCGCCGCTGCCTCGGGCGCCGCCACGGTTGCGTCCGGCTGTGGCCCTGCCTgtcacagccgccgccacctccgcctGCGACGGCGAGGCCTCGACCAGCTGCGTCGCGCCCGCCGCGGTCGGTGCCACTGAGCGCAGTCGGCAGCTCCGTCCGCCCCGTCGTCGGCAACGGTATCGCCTCCATCGCCGGTAGCTCAACGACCACCGAAGGCGTCCCTCGAGCCCCTGCACCCGCTTGTCCCgccgagggcacgggcgccaccgtGGGCGACGCCTGACCGACAGGCGACGCAGTCACACCGGCGCCGCTCCCGCCCGAAACGGGTGTGACGCCAACCGACGGTTGCCGCCCCGCTtgaagggcgacgctcttctttggcGCTAGCGCCAAAGGATTACACCGCCTCACGACGCTGCACGgaacgaaaagcataagtcacgatgaaaacaGAGAAAAACAGAGGAGCTGGTGACTTACATCGGTGCTGTTGGGCGGCAAATACGTTTGGGGGGGCGAACCCCCAGACCTCTGCTCCGCCTCGTCAGGGCGAGGCTGTTTCGAGCCCGtcccctgctcctgggcagaggggcttgCTCCCATTGCATCTTGGGGCATGACAGCGGAGCCACCCGCCTCCGCTGGCGCCTCAGGCGCAGCGGTAGATCCGCCCGCCCCTGTTGGCTTCTGGGGCAGGCCGACGGTCCGGCCCGTCTCCGCCGGCCCCACAGAcgcgccctcccctccatggaacgggaagggtcccgacTCCTGCAAGGACGAGCGGATACCTGTCAGCACATCCTCGCTCTCCAGGTCATCCCACTCGATGTCGTCGACTACCTCGTCGTCgccttcctcatcatcatcgtcgtcgctgttggtgtcctcccctcgctcccgcGCCTGCAGCTTccgctgcctcttcttcctcttatcctccttcgccttcctaagCCGCTCGCCCTCGGCGTGATTCGCCACCCTCACGGACGAATCCCTCGGTAACGGAACCGGGTGATCCGTGAGGACGAGGTCCCTCGGCTGGACCCCCCATCTCaatgttagtatcaagaggtcgggagatcaattgaagaggaggcatgaggagAGGAAACTTACGAAGATGACGTAGCCTAGTTCCGGCCACATCGGAGGATGCCCCGGTACCGGGTACACGAAATCAAGGAGGGCGCCCGCGTTGTCCctcgaaggctccatcacctccttaatgcgctgcgcgacttcggagggggagagcgctccctcggcCAGCGCCGTCCCGTCGAATgacgcctcgggcgccatcgcaTACAGCGGAAACACGCGCCTCATCAACGGCACCACCCTCGcgtggtaggccccgatgatgcTCAACCCCTTCAAGCCGCTCTCCTTCAGGATGCGGATGGCGGCGAGgtggtcctagatcttcttcttgtccttctccaggacaccccacttcctccacgaatCCAGGACCTCTTCGAttaggcgcccggtgaactccggccggggggggggggggcatcattgttcttgagatagaaatactgcgaatgccaccccttgttagaggtCGATAGCCGCATCGATGGGTACTCTCCGACCCGGTTGTTCCGGAGGTGGATGTCGGCGTATTCAGCTCCTGCctgcctcccttctccctcttcttctggagggtgacggcgaagaagtgTCGCCACAGATCGAAGTAGGGactgatccccaggaatccctcgcacagggcgacgaatgccaccatgtgctggatcccgttgggattgaggtgctgcaactcgatcTTGTAGTAATGCAGTAGCCCCCGGAGAAATCTGTGGGCGGGGGCAGGAACCCGCGTTCATTGAAGTGCGCGAAagacaccacgtagccgtcgggcGGTGACGGCTGATCCTCCTCGtcgggtagcagccactcctcggcctTGGTCCGCGCGCGGAGAAGGCTGCGACGGACGAGGACCTTCatacgctggaaggtgatgtcagagcgaCACCACGaatccattggaagatgggggcgggtggatgcgagctcgacggTGGCTGGGACACGGATGCAGAAAGCCTAAAGCGATTGGCGACGGCGGttgcagatgcgaaggcaagaaggcaaggtatgaaacccggagggcgaaccctttggttttataggggcgacggacgcgagaaaaCCAACCATCCGCCTAGATCTCCGCACCTGCCACGATCTGCCACAACGTCACGCCGCGGGATATGcgcacgcaatccctatcctttccctcggAAGACTCGCCGGACGTTTCGCCTCGCCGGGCGGGCCACGACTCATCAcaagtaagaggaatacggatgaaaaaacacctctacggcccgtctgggcccaggagttcgaaggttggcccatcaatgggtTTGACAACAGCTCCAGACACCCTTAGAGTAAGGGATAGACCCGCAAGCGACCAGTATCCAGGTGcacgagcgccacgggcatcTCGGCCCACGATCAAGTCGGTCGCCAAGCTGGTCCTAGCCgaatccccgcgaacgggatgcCGGGACTCCAGTCGAAATAAGCCAGCTAACAaaaaccaccaaatctcacggccaTATCCGCGAAGGGGTCCGACCTCGGCAAGAAGGAATCACCGTCCACgccgtgggcgacaaaagaaggccaggaccctcagagtcctccctttCGGAAAAACCTCCGAAAGAGTATTCTACTCccccgcaggctcgggggctacacccaacgggtgcgctcgcgcgcacccactggcaagtcaaaaaatcccccagacgattctacccaaatcgtccgggggctactgtcagggaccaatactagggtacccgaagatgaggagctaataaccatcaacgttaATTCATCCGAGCGGCCAATAGCGCAACTACACCTCttgctgggctccgcctcgtccgaccaccgaggccatgggctctgcctcgtccgacccccgagggttggctccgcctcacccgacgtctgagggctggctccgcctcgcacgaagtctaagggctggctccgcctcgcccgacgtccgagggctagctccgcttcggctgacccccgagggttggctccgcctcggccgatgtctgagggctggctccgcctcacccgatgtatgagggctggcttcgcctcgcccgatgtctgagggctggctccgcttcgcccgatccctcggacacggttcctaacggaagctcacatcgccgccaaccactacgggccagaaagtacaacccaggGTCAAACTTTTGGCAttgtgcagggagcggtcacgtcTCAACATGACTCGTCCCCACGACATGTCATTCCAGGGGACTTACATCGTCCACAGTgacggacgcgtggtcactatgctgcctactccctctACGACCGCTGATCAGCACGCTGGGTCGCCGCGCCGCACGCCGGGGCGGAGTGGGACGTGACGACCCGCTGACAATgccagggcatggccttgtcAGCGGACAGGCGCCCGGAGTGGAACTGTCCCTGTCGCCACCTGCCGTGTCAGCGGGGCCCGCGCAGAGGAAAAGAAAGGCCCGGCGACCCTGAAGGATTTCCTCTGCCTCtcgttctcctcttttctcccattgtaacccgtgctttcccttggcctataaaagggaaagcagggcgtcctatTAAGGGGCATCGGTTCACCGCACCGCATCAGAACATTGCACACCACACACCACctgagacttgggaccagtccctctctcacccgtttataacccctactacgaactttcagtactagtaacacgagcagcagccacgaactggacgtagggacattctgcccgaatccagtataaaccttgtgtctttttagcacaccatccgggccagacgcgcaataatacaaatttatttgttggtgtttactcgaaacaccgacaagtaaAGAGAGATATATAAATGAATGCACAATCTAGAGATGAGGAGCATCCTAGAGAGCAAGCACAAAATAGAATGAGCAATAGAAATTGTGGGCTTTTCTACCTTACCGCGAGCAGAAACCGGCTGAGATCATGACGCCAGAACACCACTATACCAAGAACACTTCGTCGAGCCGGACGACGATGCGCTGCAATACATCAAAGGGTGCCGAGATGATCAAAACAGGAGCACCTTAATATAATTCACTCATTCAACATGCACCAAGTAACCAAGATCTAACTATCCAAGAGGTAACAAACTTATAAATTTAAAGAACAGAACACAACCATGATAAGTCATACCACTAACAACAAACTGTAACAATCAATTAGTAAAACCATAAATCAACTGACATTAGCTGTTCTATAGGAATGGCGAAACTTTCAATTTGAACCTTTTCCCAAGAGCAGAGGAAGCCATTAGCTGTTCTATAGGAATTGCGAAACTTCCAATTTTGACATTTTCCCAAGCGCAGAGGAAGACAAGAATTCGCTGATAAATCCAAACGAGTCGCAATGTTGCCTGTGCAAACCCCAGTTTCGATACGCTGGGTCATCTCAAACGAGAGGCTCCCCGTCCCAACGGATTCATGGCGAAAGAGATAGAAGGGTGGGAAGGGGGCATCGAGCCAGCGGACGAACCTCGCACATTGCCTTGGTACAGGCATACAAGTCATGGATGGTGTCGCTGCTGCCGTGGATGATGCTGACCGCCGGCGTGGCCATCTCCCAGTGTCCCGACCCGACGAGGATGGCGAGCGACGGCCGGTCGGTGCGACCCACGCCGGCAGCCACGACGCGGCGGCCGGTCGCCCGCGACCCACGCGGCGCCGCAGCTTGCGGCGTCTAGGGGCGGGCCGGCGGTGGAGCAGCGCCCTGATGCCAGTGTGAGCGGCGCAACGAGCGAGGGAGAGTGTGAGAGGGCCGGGTGGGTTAATGGGCTATGTTGTTGTGTTGGCACTTAGGCTGATGGGCTCGATCGGGCTATGTTGTGTTGGGCACCTGGGCTGATGGGCTCGACTGATCGAAGTTGGGCCACGACTCGGGCGCTCGGCGTTAGGTGAGACAGGTGCCACAGCcagattctcaaaaaaaaaaaaaaaggtgccaCAGCCTGCCGTGCTGGGGCCTCCGCCTCTGAAGCCGCGATGCTGCTGCTCCGGGCGCTGCTCCGGCGCCGGCGGCCGCCGCTCCCCGTCACCGCCGCAGGATTCTTCACCAGCTCCGGAAGCAACGCCaccgcgcctcctcctcctcctcctcctcttggggCGGAGGGGCCCCGCGA
This DNA window, taken from Miscanthus floridulus cultivar M001 chromosome 13, ASM1932011v1, whole genome shotgun sequence, encodes the following:
- the LOC136500675 gene encoding uncharacterized protein, encoding MEAIPLPTTGRTELPTALSGTDRGGRDAAGRGLAVAGGGGGGCDRQGHSRTQPWRRPRQRRDPRHWRPKRRRLTWAGRRGTRPRGPRTVVVVAERTGGESSLALTSGGSESPTRGEPLLRWTNPQEPTLTLFTLDDAAKSMEREILDVRDCVRAGSLGPRQGCPARRHRPTGRSLIARSREKSRFLREQPG